The Streptomyces avermitilis MA-4680 = NBRC 14893 genome contains a region encoding:
- a CDS encoding helix-turn-helix domain-containing protein: MAAKRGRTAQRLELGLQLRQLRENCDGGDRGVGLTRKQAVQGLRISEASLQRIETGSLNFRFVGDLRKLLTKYGVTDEDVVDSLISLNRESNQQDWLTQYRGLMPSGMPGFVGLEPEAHAMKAYHPTLVYGLLQTERYARAVHEVQKPIEEYTTEFIRSSVELRMKRQEVLTRESPVKLHVILGEAALRYPIGGAEVMREQCARIEELSGWDHITVQVLPFRPSYRSINDFAILDFGNNLPPRVQADSAWGSVSTSDKPREVDRFSRRFDTMTASALPPEDTPEFLHRLEREL, encoded by the coding sequence ATGGCAGCGAAGCGCGGGCGGACGGCCCAGCGGCTCGAACTCGGCTTGCAGTTACGCCAACTACGAGAAAACTGCGACGGGGGCGACCGAGGCGTCGGCCTCACCCGCAAGCAAGCGGTTCAGGGACTGCGCATTTCGGAAGCGTCTCTGCAACGGATCGAAACGGGATCTCTGAACTTCCGGTTTGTAGGCGACCTGAGGAAGCTCCTGACGAAGTACGGCGTCACCGACGAGGACGTCGTCGACTCGCTGATCAGCCTCAACCGGGAGTCCAACCAGCAGGACTGGCTGACGCAGTACCGGGGCCTGATGCCCTCGGGGATGCCGGGGTTCGTCGGACTGGAGCCGGAGGCACACGCCATGAAGGCCTATCACCCGACGCTGGTGTACGGCCTTTTGCAGACTGAGCGCTACGCCCGTGCCGTGCACGAGGTGCAAAAGCCGATCGAGGAGTACACCACGGAGTTCATCCGAAGTAGCGTGGAGCTGCGGATGAAGCGCCAGGAGGTTCTCACCCGGGAGAGCCCCGTCAAGCTGCACGTCATCCTGGGAGAAGCAGCCTTGCGGTATCCGATCGGGGGCGCTGAGGTGATGCGCGAACAGTGCGCGCGGATCGAGGAGTTGTCGGGGTGGGACCACATCACCGTTCAGGTGCTGCCGTTCCGCCCGAGCTACCGCTCGATCAACGACTTCGCGATCCTCGACTTCGGCAACAATCTGCCGCCCCGGGTCCAGGCGGACAGCGCCTGGGGCTCCGTCTCCACCTCGGACAAGCCCCGTGAGGTCGACCGCTTCAGCCGCCGGTTCGACACCATGACAGCGTCGGCGCTGCCGCCCGAGGACACCCCCGAGTTCCTCCACCGACTGGAACGAGAGCTGTAG
- a CDS encoding ATP-binding protein, with translation MPTPEPPTLLAHDWSMGYPMTLRSVRLARLHVRRRLTMWQWGGDIDDAVLVASELVANAVRHARVVGRELWVRIAELEGDGLLVEVADPVRAFPEVAAEPDGEGGRGLLVVRHLTAELDWFLRADVGKTVRARFAPHPHQNSDPHPHPHARGGAAGGPVTPPLPS, from the coding sequence ATGCCCACCCCCGAACCCCCCACCCTCCTCGCCCACGACTGGAGCATGGGCTACCCCATGACCCTGCGTAGTGTCCGGCTCGCCCGGCTTCACGTCCGTCGGCGGCTGACGATGTGGCAGTGGGGCGGCGATATCGACGACGCCGTGCTCGTGGCGTCGGAGCTCGTCGCCAATGCCGTACGGCATGCGCGTGTGGTTGGGCGCGAATTGTGGGTGCGGATCGCCGAGTTGGAGGGAGATGGGCTCCTCGTCGAGGTGGCGGATCCTGTGCGGGCGTTTCCCGAGGTTGCCGCCGAACCCGACGGCGAGGGCGGTCGTGGGCTCCTCGTCGTGCGGCACCTCACCGCCGAACTCGACTGGTTCCTCCGCGCCGATGTCGGCAAGACTGTACGCGCCCGTTTCGCCCCGCACCCGCACCAGAACTCGGACCCGCACCCGCACCCGCACGCACGAGGAGGGGCCGCCGGCGGACCGGTGACCCCTCCACTCCCCTCCTGA